From the genome of Longimicrobium sp.:
GCGCGAGGCAGCCCCGCGAGTACCGCGTCACGGGTGGCCGCGGCTCCCGCCAACTCCGCGGCATTCGGGTAGTACCGCGCGAGCGCGCGTACCTCGGCGGCGGCGCCGGGCAGAGCCTCCAGCTCCGGGTGTGCCGTGCGGTCGAACTCGGTTGCGGCCACCAGCAGCGCAGGCGCCGACGCCATGGAGGCAGAGGCCGGCGGGCGACGACGCTCCCGCAGCGTGGGAAGGATGCGCAGGGGATGATCCTGGACCAGGTATCGGCCCCTGCGCGCGTCGTGCAGCGCCGCGAACGGCACCCCCTCGAGCAGCGGGTCGGGAACGATCAGCACCGGGGTCTCGGCGGGTCCCAGGTAAGCCTCCACCGGCTGCACGAGCAGGGCGTACAGCGACTGCAGCGCCGTTAGGGCCCGCCCGTCGGTAGTACCCGATCCCTGCTCCAGCCATACGCGGGCGTGCTCCACCTCG
Proteins encoded in this window:
- a CDS encoding CHAT domain-containing protein produces the protein EVEHARVWLEQGSGTTDGRALTALQSLYALLVQPVEAYLGPAETPVLIVPDPLLEGVPFAALHDARRGRYLVQDHPLRILPTLRERRRPPASASMASAPALLVAATEFDRTAHPELEALPGAAAEVRALARYYPNAAELAGAAATRDAVLAGLPRARIIHFAGHALFDDQNPGRSRLVLSAGRGTHAPAELAVAEIERMRVRPEALVVLSACQTVRATPGRSGGFAGLAGAFLAAGGGGVVGSLWNVDDEQTRILMTAFHEAYRTNPDGAAALRKAQLRMIGGPDGRTRAPGSWAGFRYTGY